A genomic window from Salvia splendens isolate huo1 chromosome 11, SspV2, whole genome shotgun sequence includes:
- the LOC121754117 gene encoding 9-cis-epoxycarotenoid dioxygenase NCED2, chloroplastic-like yields the protein MASIPQIKPTNTWGGAQFSHPFSLLNSKSISMRRTQSRKGKINCALQSPSVITFPKQPFPAPALPKADPTPAQWNLLQRAAAAALDAMEGAVVARERRHALPKTVDPAVQISGNYAPVPEKPVRHNLPVTGTIPECVQGVYVRNGANPLHEPVGGHHLFDGDGMVHAVSFNGGNSASYACRFTETERLMQERALGKPVFPKAIGELHGHLGIARLMLFYARGLCGLVDHSRGSGVANAGLVYHGGRLLAMSEDDLPYEVRVTPSGDLCTIGRYDFCGQLRSTMIAHPKIDPRTAEMFALSYDVIQKPYLRYFKFSTSGEKSSDVEIPLDVPTMMHDFSITENFVVIPDQQVVFKLQEMAKGGSPMIYDKDKKSRFGVLHKNATDSEEIIWIECDNTFCFHLWNAWEEPDHDEIVVIGSCMTPADSIFNESDESLQSVLSEIRLNLKTGRSTKRSILNTSDQINLEAGMVNRNRLGRKTRFAYLAIAEPWPKVSGFAKVDLSTGEVEKFIYGDEKFGGEPFFVPNENGSGEDDGYILTYVHDEKAGKSELLIVNAATMEMEASVKLPSRVPYGFHGTFISKSDLEKQVL from the coding sequence ATGGCTTCAATACCTCAAATAAAACCAACAAATACATGGGGTGGTGCTCAATTTAGCCACCCATTTTCATTACTAAACTCCAAATCTATCTCAATGAGAAGAACTCAATCAAGAAAAGGCAAAATCAACTGCGCTTTGCAGTCTCCATCAGTCATCACTTTCCCAAAGCAGCCTTTCCCGGCGCCGGCGCTTCCCAAAGCCGATCCCACGCCGGCGCAGTGGAATCTGCTGCAGAGGGCCGCCGCTGCGGCCCTCGACGCTATGGAGGGCGCGGTGGTCGCCCGCGAGCGCCGCCACGCCCTCCCGAAGACCGTGGACCCCGCAGTCCAGATCTCCGGGAACTACGCGCCGGTGCCGGAGAAGCCGGTGCGGCACAACCTCCCCGTCACCGGCACGATCCCAGAATGCGTCCAGGGCGTCTACGTCCGCAACGGCGCCAACCCGCTCCACGAGCCGGTCGGCGGCCACCACCTCTTCGACGGAGACGGCATGGTCCACGCCGTCTCCTTCAACGGCGGGAACTCGGCGAGCTACGCGTGCCGGTTCACCGAGACAGAGCGGCTCATGCAGGAGCGGGCCCTGGGGAAGCCGGTCTTCCCCAAGGCCATCGGGGAGCTGCACGGCCACCTCGGCATAGCGCGGCTGATGCTGTTCTATGCCAGGGGCCTGTGCGGGCTTGTCGACCACAGCCGCGGGAGCGGCGTCGCCAATGCGGGCCTCGTCTACCACGGCGGCCGCCTCCTCGCGATGTCGGAGGACGACCTCCCGTACGAGGTCCGCGTGACGCCCTCCGGCGACCTCTGCACCATCGGGAGGTACGACTTCTGCGGGCAGCTGAGGAGCACGATGATCGCGCACCCGAAAATCGACCCCCGAACCGCGGAGATGTTCGCCCTCAGCTACGACGTCATTCAGAAGCCGTACCTGAGGTACTTTAAATTCTCCACATCGGGGGAGAAATCTTCCGACGTGGAGATTCCCCTCGACGTCCCCACAATGATGCACGACTTCTCAATCACCGAGAATTTCGTCGTCATCCCCGACCAGCAAGTGGTGTTCAAGCTTCAAGAAATGGCGAAAGGCGGCTCTCCGATGATCTACGACAAAGACAAAAAATCGAGATTCGGAGTTTTGCACAAAAACGCAACTGATTCTGAAGAAATCATATGGATCGAGTGCGACAACACCTTCTGTTTCCATCTCTGGAACGCGTGGGAGGAGCCCGATCACGACGAGATCGTCGTGATCGGCTCATGCATGACTCCCGCGGACTCAATCTTCAACGAGTCCGATGAGAGTCTGCAGAGCGTCCTTTCAGAAATCCGGCTCAACCTAAAAACCGGCCGGTCTACAAAGCGGTCAATTTTGAACACGTCAGACCAGATCAATCTCGAAGCAGGGATGGTGAACCGAAACCGGTTAGGCCGAAAAACACGGTTCGCCTACTTAGCCATCGCGGAGCCCTGGCCGAAAGTGTCCGGCTTCGCAAAAGTCGACCTCTCGACCGGAGAGGTCGAAAAATTCATCTACGGAGATGAAAAATTCGGAGGCGAGCCGTTCTTCGTGCCAAACGAGAACGGCTCGGGCGAGGACGACGGCTACATTCTAACGTACGTCCACGACGAGAAGGCGGGGAAGTCGGAGCTGTTGATTGTGAATGCGGCGACGATGGAGATGGAAGCATCGGTGAAGCTTCCGTCGAGGGTGCCGTATGGATTCCATGGAACTTTCATTAGCAAGTCGGATTTGGAGAAGCAGGTGTTGTGA